The genomic window GCCCGAAACCGCCTCCCGCACCTCCCCGATGGGGCGCGCGGCGCTGAAGCGCAACTGAACGAGCGTGCCGCCGGTGAAGTCGATCCCGTAGTTGATGCCCTTCATGCCGAGCAGCGCCAGCGCCAGCAGGACGGCGGCGATCGAAATGCCGCCGAAAAGGGTGCGCTTGCCGATAAAGTCGTACTTCGCTTCGGAGGAGAAAAATTCCATTTAAATGCTCAGGCTCCTGATGTCGCGCCGGGTCAGCGTGAAGTCGTAGATGAACCGCGTTACGAAAATCGCGGTGAACATGCTGGCTACGATGCCAATGCTCAACGTCACGGCAAAACCCTTGATGGGTCCTGTCCCGAACTGCAGCAGGACGAGCGCCGCGATGAGCGTCGTCACGTTGGAGTCCAAAATGGTCCAGAACGCCTTGCCGTATCCGGCGTCAATCGCCGTGCGGATGGTCTTGCCGATGCGCAATTCCTCGCGGATGCGCTCGAAGATGAGGACGTTCGCGTCCACCGACATACCGACCGTGAGGACGATGCCCGCGATGCCCGGCAGGGTGAGCGAGGCCTCGAAGAGCCCCAGCGCCCCCAGCAGGATCAGCAGGTTGAGGACCAGGGCAAACACCGCCACCAGCCCGCTCAGCTTGTAGTAGATGATCATGAAGAGAAGAACGAGGGAGAAACCGACCAGGATGCTGAGCACCCCCTGCCGGATCGAGTCCGACCCGAGCGAGGGGCCCACGTTGCGCTCCTCGAGGACCTTGACCGGCGCCGGCAGCGCGCCCGCCCGGAGAGCGATGGCGAGATCCTGCGCCTCCTCGAGGGTAAACCGCCCCGTGATCTGGGCCCTTCCGCCCGGAATCCGCTCCTGGATGACCGGAGCGCTGTGGATCACCCCGTCCAGGACGATGGCCAGCCGCTTGCCCACGTTCGCCGCCGTCAGACGATCGAACGCCTTGGCGCCCACCGAATCGAAGGTAACGCTGACGTAGGACTCGTTGAAGCGGTCGCCGATTTCGACCCGGGCGTCCGTCAAACTGTCGCCGGTCAGGGCCGCCTCGCGGTGGACCAGATACGGGACCCGCCGCACGATCTGGCCCGTCTCGCGGTTCCGCACGATTTCATGAAGCAGCATCTGTCCCGGCGGCACCCCCGATTGGGCCACCTCGGCCGGGTTGGCGCTCTCCACCACCATCTTGAACTCGAGCAGGGCGGTTTTGCCGATCAGGGCTTTGGCCCTGGCCGGGTCCTTCACCCCCGGAAGCTGAACGATGATGCGCCGTTGGCCCTGCCGCTGAAGGGTGGGCTCACGCACCCCGAATTGATCGATTCGGTTGCGGATGGTTTCGAGGGCCTGGGAGACGGACTGCTCCTTGATCCGCTCCATCTGTTGATCGGAGAAGCCATAGATCGAGACCGGCGGGGTGCCGGTCACCGTTTCGAGGCCGAGATCGGGGTAGTTCTGAAAAACAACCTCGAGACGTTTCTGATCCTCTGGCCGGTGGAGGGAGACGTGAATCTTTCTCCCCTCGCGGCGAATCTCGCGCACCCGGATATCGTCCGTCTCGAGCCGGTTTCGGATTTCGGAGAAATAACGGTCCAGCTTGGCGTCCACCGCCTTTTCCGCCTGCACCTCGAGCACGAGGTGGATGCCGCCCTGCAAATCGAGCCCCAGATGGATGCGATCTTCGGGAGGAATGACGTAAAAAATGGACACCACCGCCACCACCACGATGATGCCCAATCGCCAACCGAGCCGGTTCATCATTCCCCCTTGCCAAGAGCGTCCCTGCGGCCCGGGCCGCGGTGAAACGCTGCCGAAGGCTTCTGCTATTCTTTCGAGTCGCTTCCGCCGCTCTCGGGAGAAGTGCGGGCGCTGACGGCGGAGCGGTTGACGCGAATCCGCGTATTTTCCGCTATCTTCAGGTGGATGACATCATCCTTGATCTTCGTGATCTCGCCATAAATGCCGCTCGCCATCACGTTGTCGCCCACCTTCAGGGCCTGCAGCATCTGGCGAACCTCCTGCTGGCGCTTCTGCTGGGGGCGGATCATGATGAAATAGATGATGGCGAAAACCGCGATGAACGGCACAAGCTGAAAGAGAAAATTTGGCTCCTGCCCCCCGCCCCCCTTGGCGCCGGACATCGCGTAAGCCACGGAACCTCCAAACAGCGAATCCATCAGTTGGGACAGCAATTTCCAGCCCTCCAAATAAAAGGCGCCCGGCGGGGCGCAGGCAACCGGGGATTGATAGCAAGGCCCCCCGCGCTTGTCAAGCAAAGGCTTTATAATCAGCCGCTTATTCGGCGCCACCGCCGCCAGGCGGCCCCTCGGGGTCCAATCCCAGCGGCCCGGCCAGAAGCGCTGCCGCCCATGCCGAAAAATCACCCGCCGCGATCCGCTCCCGCGCCCGCCGCAGAAGCTCCTGGTAGAAAAACAGGTTGTGGATCGACATCAGGCGGGCACCGAGCATCTCGCCCGCCTGGAAAAGATGCCGGAGGTAGGCCCGGCTGTAGCCCCCGCGGCAGGCGGCGCACCCGCACGCATCGTCAATGGGCCGGGCATCGGCCGCGTGGACGGCGTTCTTGATGGAAAGCCGCCCCGCCCAGGTGAAAAGGTTGCCCCGCCTGGCGTGCCGCGTCGGCATCACACAGTCGAACATGTCGGCCCCCCGCAGGACGCCGCGGAGGAGATCGCCGGGCGTTCCCATCCCCATGACGTAGCGCGGCTTCTCCGGTGGGAGGACATCGGTCGCCGCATCGAGCAGTTTCCCGGTGTCCCGCTTGCTCTCCCCGAGGGAGAGGCCGCCGACCGCGTAGCCCGGGAAATCGAGCCGCACCAACTCCTCCGCGCTCTTTCGGCGAAGATCCTCGAAGCCGCCCCCCTGGACGATGGCAAAGAGCGCCTGATCCGGCCGGCGGTGGGCCGACCGCGCCCTTTGCGCCCAAACGGTGGTCCGCGCGAGGGCCTGCTCGGCCTGATCCCGGGTGTGGGGAAAGCCAAGCGGCTCATCGAGCACCATGGCGATGTCGGGACCGATCCGCTCCTGCTGGGCCACGCAGCTCTCCGGGGTGAGGTGAATTCGCGTTCCATCGAGGTGGCTCTGAAAAACGATTCCCTCGTCGCTCGCCTTGGCCAGGGGCGCAAGCGAGAAGAGCTGGTAGCCCCCACTGTCGGTCAGAATCGGGCCCGGCCAGTTCATGAACCGGTGCAGGCCGCCCAGCTCTGCGATCCGCTCCGCGCCCGGCCTCAGGATCAAGTGATAGGCATTCGCCAGCACGATCTGGCAGCCCGCCTCCTTCAGTTCATCCGGAGAGAGCGCCTTGACCGCCGCCTGCGTGCCCACCGCCATGAAGGCGGGAGTCTCCACCTCCCCGTGGGGGGTCGCCAGGCGACCCGCGCGCGCCTTGCTCTTCGGGTCGGCCGCCAGAACAGAGAAAGAAACCGGGGAGCTCACAGGACGCGTATCGGGCCTTCCGCGCTTCCGGAGAGGAATTGCTGAATGATGGGATCGTCCATGGACCGGATTTCCTCGGGCGTTCCCTGGACATGGATGCGGCCCTCGTGAAGCATCGCGACAAAGTGCGCGTAGTCCAGGGCGTTCACCACATCGTGGCTGATGAGGATCGAGGTGATGTGCAGGGTTTCCTGCGTCCGCTGAATCAGCCGGTCGATGGAATCCACCAGGATTGGATCGAGCCCGGTCGTCGGCTCATCGTAGAGAAGTATTTCGGGCTCCCGGATGATGGCCCGGGCCAGCCCCACGCGCTTTTGCATGCCGCCCGAGAGCTGGGCCGGCATCCGGTCCTCCACGCCGTCCAGGCCGACGAGGTGCAGCTTTTCGTTCACTTTTTCGCGAATCTCCGCCTCGCTCATCCGGGAGTGCTCCCGAAGGGGAAACGCCACGTTGTCCGCCACCGTCATCGAATCGAAAAGCGCGCCCCCCTGAAAGAGCATCCCGAACTTGGCGCGCACCCGCTTGAGCTCGCGCTCGGGAAGGCGGACGATGTCCTCCCCGTCCACGCGGATCGCCCCCCGATCCGGGCGGATGAGGCCG from bacterium includes these protein-coding regions:
- the secD gene encoding protein translocase subunit SecD, with protein sequence MMNRLGWRLGIIVVVAVVSIFYVIPPEDRIHLGLDLQGGIHLVLEVQAEKAVDAKLDRYFSEIRNRLETDDIRVREIRREGRKIHVSLHRPEDQKRLEVVFQNYPDLGLETVTGTPPVSIYGFSDQQMERIKEQSVSQALETIRNRIDQFGVREPTLQRQGQRRIIVQLPGVKDPARAKALIGKTALLEFKMVVESANPAEVAQSGVPPGQMLLHEIVRNRETGQIVRRVPYLVHREAALTGDSLTDARVEIGDRFNESYVSVTFDSVGAKAFDRLTAANVGKRLAIVLDGVIHSAPVIQERIPGGRAQITGRFTLEEAQDLAIALRAGALPAPVKVLEERNVGPSLGSDSIRQGVLSILVGFSLVLLFMIIYYKLSGLVAVFALVLNLLILLGALGLFEASLTLPGIAGIVLTVGMSVDANVLIFERIREELRIGKTIRTAIDAGYGKAFWTILDSNVTTLIAALVLLQFGTGPIKGFAVTLSIGIVASMFTAIFVTRFIYDFTLTRRDIRSLSI
- the yajC gene encoding preprotein translocase subunit YajC gives rise to the protein MAYAMSGAKGGGGQEPNFLFQLVPFIAVFAIIYFIMIRPQQKRQQEVRQMLQALKVGDNVMASGIYGEITKIKDDVIHLKIAENTRIRVNRSAVSARTSPESGGSDSKE
- the tgt gene encoding tRNA guanosine(34) transglycosylase Tgt, translated to MSSPVSFSVLAADPKSKARAGRLATPHGEVETPAFMAVGTQAAVKALSPDELKEAGCQIVLANAYHLILRPGAERIAELGGLHRFMNWPGPILTDSGGYQLFSLAPLAKASDEGIVFQSHLDGTRIHLTPESCVAQQERIGPDIAMVLDEPLGFPHTRDQAEQALARTTVWAQRARSAHRRPDQALFAIVQGGGFEDLRRKSAEELVRLDFPGYAVGGLSLGESKRDTGKLLDAATDVLPPEKPRYVMGMGTPGDLLRGVLRGADMFDCVMPTRHARRGNLFTWAGRLSIKNAVHAADARPIDDACGCAACRGGYSRAYLRHLFQAGEMLGARLMSIHNLFFYQELLRRARERIAAGDFSAWAAALLAGPLGLDPEGPPGGGGAE
- a CDS encoding ABC transporter ATP-binding protein; amino-acid sequence: MPGETKIEIEGLEKSFGENRVLRGVSLKIPAGRITVILGRSGEGKSVLLKHLIGLIRPDRGAIRVDGEDIVRLPERELKRVRAKFGMLFQGGALFDSMTVADNVAFPLREHSRMSEAEIREKVNEKLHLVGLDGVEDRMPAQLSGGMQKRVGLARAIIREPEILLYDEPTTGLDPILVDSIDRLIQRTQETLHITSILISHDVVNALDYAHFVAMLHEGRIHVQGTPEEIRSMDDPIIQQFLSGSAEGPIRVL